The Salinispora tropica CNB-440 genome has a window encoding:
- a CDS encoding holin, which translates to MTRAFWVYAWERAVKTTAQTALSLMSVDYVGLLEVDWAAVGSAAGLAAVLSILTSLTGFSDSAPDAPEPAEAGDPGDTSRELPLT; encoded by the coding sequence ATGACTAGAGCGTTCTGGGTGTACGCCTGGGAGCGCGCCGTAAAAACCACCGCACAGACCGCCCTGTCCCTGATGTCGGTGGACTACGTAGGACTTTTGGAGGTCGACTGGGCCGCCGTTGGCTCGGCGGCCGGTCTGGCCGCGGTGCTATCGATCCTCACGTCGTTGACCGGATTTTCGGACTCCGCTCCGGACGCTCCGGAGCCGGCCGAGGCCGGCGATCCAGGCGACACTTCACGAGAGCTTCCGCTGACCTGA
- a CDS encoding DUF2746 domain-containing protein: MDVIGVDVIAAELITAGGAVLVALIGAGVEVLRRQSKRLREVGEQVVEQVVNDHPTNLRDDLDKVVVGLEYVRKDLAVVITSQRRQDEEIAGIREEQRIHRLEHIRH, encoded by the coding sequence GTGGATGTGATCGGAGTGGACGTGATTGCAGCGGAACTGATCACGGCCGGGGGTGCTGTCCTCGTAGCGCTGATTGGTGCTGGCGTCGAGGTACTGCGCCGGCAGAGCAAGCGCCTCAGGGAGGTCGGTGAGCAGGTAGTTGAGCAGGTAGTCAACGACCACCCAACCAACCTGCGGGACGACTTGGACAAGGTCGTCGTCGGGCTTGAGTACGTGCGCAAGGACCTGGCTGTCGTCATCACGTCCCAGCGGCGACAGGATGAGGAGATCGCCGGCATCCGCGAGGAGCAGCGCATCCACCGCCTGGAGCACATCAGGCATTGA
- a CDS encoding fibronectin type III domain-containing protein, with translation MRAHNSVGWSPYSGTRTITTGTTVPSAPGTPVLEDATATGVTVRWAAPADDGGITLTEYTVQRATDALFSADPHAAALGATTLQVTGLAPGTEYWWRVRAANAVGDSEWSETASVTTPAVPPGAPPEPVLTNVLATSMTVTYSAPADDGGSEIQSYEIQATDALFGASVTSPDTEPPYVVVGLSPATTYYVRVRAINAQGAGSWSPSASVTTLSGVRVGDGASWRDAVVWVGNGASWVLASVKTGNGSQWM, from the coding sequence GTGCGAGCTCACAACTCGGTGGGCTGGAGTCCCTACTCCGGCACCCGGACCATCACGACCGGCACGACGGTGCCCAGCGCGCCGGGCACACCTGTCCTGGAAGACGCCACCGCGACCGGCGTAACAGTGCGCTGGGCAGCCCCCGCAGACGATGGCGGGATCACTCTCACGGAGTACACGGTGCAGCGGGCTACTGACGCCCTTTTCAGCGCGGACCCGCATGCCGCCGCGCTCGGGGCGACCACGCTCCAGGTGACCGGACTCGCACCGGGCACGGAGTATTGGTGGCGCGTCCGCGCGGCCAATGCAGTGGGCGACTCTGAGTGGAGTGAGACAGCAAGCGTCACCACCCCGGCCGTACCGCCGGGCGCCCCGCCGGAACCCGTGCTAACCAACGTGCTGGCCACCAGTATGACAGTGACCTACAGCGCTCCCGCCGATGACGGCGGCAGCGAGATTCAGAGCTATGAGATCCAGGCTACGGACGCCCTTTTCGGCGCCTCCGTCACCTCGCCGGACACCGAGCCTCCGTACGTCGTGGTGGGCCTGTCGCCCGCCACGACGTACTACGTCCGGGTGCGCGCGATCAACGCCCAGGGCGCTGGCTCCTGGTCTCCGTCCGCCTCGGTGACGACCCTGTCGGGTGTGCGCGTCGGCGATGGGGCGAGCTGGCGCGATGCCGTCGTCTGGGTCGGCAACGGTGCGTCGTGGGTGCTGGCATCCGTCAAGACGGGCAACGGATCGCAGTGGATGTGA
- a CDS encoding phage tail domain-containing protein: MHLRFRSDTDVMRLDGISRTGYGVEALRGVTGFGLPPVSTQWRAGAGDGAAYRGERKQPRDIDIPLHIFAPDREALEREKTRLSLVLMQGEFDLDVVEDGGAYWTTRVVRVGGGDIAYGDGTTGDRELTTIVTLRAGYPYFTSHEERCKEVTNAGAGRGLLGAGFSLVALKISGSQAIGDMLLVNDGDAVTWPVWRIVGPGQDLVVSDGSRAMKWLGALSAGEELIINTRASTVRTLAGTNRYSELAPAPRFWPLPPGQTLARVSMVNTTGESAIRATWRPRKWWVI, encoded by the coding sequence GTGCACCTGCGGTTTCGTAGCGATACCGATGTGATGCGATTGGATGGCATTAGTAGGACGGGATACGGCGTGGAGGCCCTGAGGGGCGTGACCGGATTCGGCCTCCCGCCCGTCTCGACACAGTGGCGAGCAGGCGCTGGCGACGGGGCCGCGTATCGAGGGGAGCGCAAGCAACCCCGGGACATCGACATCCCGCTACACATTTTCGCGCCGGACCGGGAGGCGCTGGAGCGCGAAAAGACTCGTCTCTCCCTCGTGCTCATGCAGGGTGAGTTCGACCTGGACGTGGTTGAGGACGGCGGCGCCTACTGGACCACTCGCGTGGTCCGCGTGGGTGGCGGCGATATCGCCTATGGCGATGGCACCACGGGTGACCGCGAGCTGACGACGATTGTCACCCTGCGGGCAGGGTACCCCTACTTCACCTCTCACGAGGAGCGGTGCAAGGAGGTCACAAACGCGGGCGCCGGTCGTGGCCTACTTGGCGCTGGCTTCTCGCTGGTGGCTTTGAAGATTTCTGGCAGTCAGGCCATTGGTGACATGCTCCTGGTCAACGACGGCGATGCGGTGACGTGGCCAGTCTGGCGGATCGTCGGGCCGGGTCAAGACCTGGTCGTCTCGGATGGTTCGCGAGCCATGAAATGGCTCGGAGCTCTCAGTGCTGGCGAGGAGCTGATTATCAACACGCGAGCGTCCACTGTCCGCACTCTCGCGGGCACAAACCGATACTCCGAGCTTGCGCCCGCCCCGCGCTTTTGGCCTCTCCCGCCCGGTCAGACGTTGGCACGGGTGTCGATGGTCAACACGACCGGGGAGAGTGCAATTAGGGCGACGTGGCGGCCTAGGAAATGGTGGGTCATCTAG
- a CDS encoding endonuclease VII domain-containing protein: protein MGDSEQHRGKPCKDCGGKKGPAYALQLRCFRCTQRRKQAARKSAHARRIQAAYGISGEEYDAIHEAQGGRCAICPRARGLSRRLAVDHDHELEGREGSRASVRGLLCGRCNDMLAHVRDDVSVLVKAVEYLRDPPAQRVLREGVNR from the coding sequence ATGGGCGACAGCGAGCAGCATCGGGGCAAGCCATGCAAAGACTGCGGTGGCAAAAAGGGGCCGGCGTACGCACTCCAGCTCCGCTGCTTCCGGTGCACCCAGCGGCGCAAGCAAGCCGCCAGGAAATCCGCTCACGCCCGACGAATACAGGCGGCCTACGGCATCAGCGGCGAGGAGTACGACGCGATACACGAGGCTCAGGGCGGACGCTGTGCGATCTGCCCGCGAGCCAGGGGACTAAGTCGACGTCTGGCCGTCGACCATGACCACGAGCTGGAGGGGCGGGAGGGTAGCCGGGCTTCGGTGAGAGGTCTGCTCTGCGGGCGATGCAACGACATGCTCGCCCACGTCCGAGACGACGTGAGCGTGCTGGTCAAGGCCGTTGAGTACTTGCGCGACCCGCCCGCACAGCGGGTGTTAAGAGAGGGAGTAAACCGCTAG
- a CDS encoding ribonuclease H-like domain-containing protein, translating to MDDDLSSDDRATARTLYIDIETAPSLAHVWGLWRQNIGLSQLLASGRVICLAWKWRGEEGVHFASEHGQGRDAMLASAHRILGEADVVVHYNGKRFDIPTLNRDFILAGKLPPAPFRQLDLLETVKRRFRFTSNKLAHISQELGLEGKVKHEGHTLWVRCLAGDPEAWEQMAEYNRRDVTLLEQLHDVLMPWLVRAPNPRLTDGVSDVDTCPNCGSTDLAREGHAYTATGAYQRHRCRACGAWSRRGRRSHGIDIRPIANN from the coding sequence ATGGACGACGACCTGAGTAGCGACGACCGCGCTACGGCGCGCACCCTCTATATTGATATCGAGACTGCACCCTCCCTTGCTCATGTGTGGGGTTTGTGGCGCCAAAATATCGGACTCAGTCAGCTCTTGGCGTCCGGGCGGGTAATCTGCCTGGCCTGGAAGTGGCGGGGTGAGGAGGGGGTCCACTTCGCCTCCGAACACGGGCAGGGTCGGGACGCGATGTTGGCCTCTGCCCACCGCATCCTCGGCGAGGCCGACGTGGTGGTGCACTACAACGGCAAGCGATTTGATATCCCCACACTGAACCGGGACTTCATACTTGCTGGCAAGCTGCCACCAGCACCGTTCCGGCAGCTCGACCTGTTGGAAACCGTCAAGCGACGGTTTCGATTCACCTCCAATAAGCTCGCGCACATCTCTCAGGAGTTGGGCCTAGAGGGCAAGGTCAAGCACGAGGGACACACGCTCTGGGTCAGGTGCTTGGCCGGCGACCCGGAGGCATGGGAACAGATGGCCGAGTACAACAGGCGGGATGTCACCCTGCTGGAGCAGCTACACGATGTGTTGATGCCTTGGCTGGTGCGTGCGCCTAATCCGCGGCTGACCGATGGCGTCAGCGATGTCGACACGTGCCCGAACTGTGGGTCTACGGACCTGGCCCGGGAGGGCCACGCCTACACGGCAACCGGGGCATATCAGCGGCATCGGTGCCGAGCCTGTGGCGCCTGGTCGCGCCGGGGGCGACGCTCCCACGGGATCGATATCCGACCGATCGCTAACAACTGA
- a CDS encoding peptidoglycan-binding domain-containing protein has protein sequence MSPTSDALKWLWEEFRKVEGAARFGGIYANKRGYHNTRDANVARWPGNYSYAQFSVDREGPPGLASAIDLTFADAQAGRYETIDKYSSRLLAAGHAGRAADPRTIYMREFYGQADHDVHVEGWDYARGQAVTSDSSHLWHIHISVHRKYADDMTAMRAILSILKGETVEQWRKGQGGTPSPPPLPDQAAGSRMLRLTVPYARGTDVAAVQDAVGATRDGVFGPKTRSAVIKYQRARGLTPDGIVGPKTWATLLGSLPSHPNGSRVLRLRRPTHMRGTDVEAVQRFIGARCGAADGIFGTKTASGVRWYQRMRGLTPDGIVGPKTWAPIVRTIGR, from the coding sequence ATGAGTCCGACGTCTGACGCACTGAAGTGGCTATGGGAGGAGTTTCGGAAGGTAGAAGGTGCTGCCAGGTTTGGCGGCATTTACGCCAACAAGCGGGGTTACCACAACACCCGCGACGCCAACGTTGCTCGGTGGCCCGGCAACTACTCGTACGCCCAATTCAGCGTCGACCGTGAGGGGCCGCCCGGCCTGGCTTCCGCCATTGACCTGACGTTCGCCGACGCGCAGGCCGGGCGCTACGAGACGATCGACAAGTATTCCTCACGCCTTCTTGCCGCCGGTCACGCCGGCCGCGCCGCTGACCCGCGCACCATCTACATGCGGGAATTCTATGGCCAAGCGGACCACGACGTGCACGTCGAGGGCTGGGACTACGCGCGAGGGCAGGCAGTCACATCGGACTCGTCGCACCTGTGGCACATCCATATCTCCGTGCACCGCAAGTACGCGGACGATATGACCGCGATGCGCGCCATCCTGTCGATCCTCAAGGGCGAGACGGTCGAGCAGTGGCGAAAGGGGCAGGGCGGTACACCCTCCCCGCCCCCACTGCCTGATCAAGCGGCTGGCAGCCGGATGTTGCGCCTGACTGTTCCGTACGCTCGTGGCACCGACGTGGCCGCCGTGCAAGACGCGGTGGGCGCCACGCGTGATGGCGTGTTCGGCCCCAAGACGCGCTCGGCAGTGATCAAGTACCAGAGGGCGCGGGGCCTCACGCCCGATGGCATTGTCGGCCCCAAGACCTGGGCCACGCTACTGGGAAGCCTGCCGAGCCACCCCAACGGCAGCCGAGTGTTGAGGCTCCGTCGCCCCACGCACATGCGGGGCACGGACGTCGAGGCCGTCCAGCGCTTCATCGGCGCCAGGTGCGGCGCGGCTGACGGGATATTTGGTACCAAGACCGCTAGTGGGGTGCGCTGGTACCAGCGCATGCGGGGCCTAACGCCTGACGGCATCGTCGGCCCCAAGACCTGGGCGCCGATCGTTCGCACGATCGGCCGATAA
- a CDS encoding HNH endonuclease signature motif containing protein — translation MTDDGSLVSVVAISLAGVKARRFWSKVDCADCWEWTACTDGDGYGRFNIGGRPWRAHRVSWALLVQDLPKGLYVDHLCRNRRCVNPDHLEPVPPVVNTKRGALASINRSLRGLRRGVGHDRAGSIEAPVGIAA, via the coding sequence GTGACCGACGACGGAAGCCTGGTCAGCGTGGTGGCTATAAGCCTAGCTGGCGTCAAGGCTAGACGCTTTTGGTCGAAGGTAGATTGTGCCGATTGCTGGGAGTGGACCGCCTGTACAGACGGGGACGGATACGGTCGCTTCAACATCGGGGGCCGCCCTTGGCGAGCCCACCGAGTTTCGTGGGCGCTGCTCGTGCAGGATCTGCCGAAGGGCCTCTACGTTGATCACCTGTGCCGTAACCGCAGATGTGTAAATCCGGATCACCTGGAGCCGGTGCCGCCGGTCGTGAATACCAAGCGCGGAGCGCTCGCGTCTATTAACCGATCCCTCCGCGGACTCAGAAGGGGGGTCGGGCATGACCGAGCGGGATCCATTGAGGCCCCTGTCGGTATCGCAGCGTGA
- a CDS encoding CHC2 zinc finger domain-containing protein, which translates to MTWRPTVRQRGTTQQRPELTAVLDHYDVPYHSDRMRQMVSCPLHEDRTPSCSLDLARQLWNCMSCGRAGSAWDLVMEMESCDYRGAVEFVRRAAFAASDANAATGSSYGDRRRKPGQRGGYKPSWRQG; encoded by the coding sequence GTGACGTGGCGACCCACCGTGCGGCAGCGGGGCACCACCCAGCAACGCCCAGAGCTTACCGCCGTGCTCGACCACTACGACGTGCCGTACCACTCGGACCGGATGCGGCAGATGGTGTCGTGCCCGCTCCACGAAGACCGCACCCCATCATGCTCGCTGGACCTGGCGCGACAGTTATGGAATTGCATGTCATGCGGTAGGGCGGGGAGCGCATGGGACCTAGTAATGGAAATGGAGTCCTGTGACTATCGAGGAGCCGTCGAATTCGTTCGGCGAGCCGCATTCGCCGCGAGCGACGCGAACGCGGCGACGGGAAGTAGCTACGGTGACCGACGACGGAAGCCTGGTCAGCGTGGTGGCTATAAGCCTAGCTGGCGTCAAGGCTAG
- a CDS encoding siphovirus ReqiPepy6 Gp37-like family protein, which yields MRRDDIIVEVRNLDLSIVGQIHPDDLDVQVTDVLSGVGTWRVRLPAEHPMSPHLRTPGAGIVVTVAATGDVLFSGPVVKPEAAATADDPAGTLSVEGVSDDIHMTDRLAAPDPTSPDLDVQALAHDVRTGAAETLMCAYVSANAGPSAPSTRRVDSLTVSASLGRGPVLTKRARFHVLGALLNEIAGGTSLHWQVRQVGSGLRFGVEEGRDLTGDIRLDIHNSTLAAHRVAIGPPGATRVLVAGQGDLVDRQLVEMITEDAQAGEALWGRRIERFVDQRQTDDPADLERAGKEVLDEEGFATIAVQIVPMEDSEGDDPGAMRFWWDWRISDRITVVVEGQEMTAIVTGYVLRIDEAGARVGAVLGDPAGLSPDLALARRVDGIALRVDNLERAGGILAPLAVRFQSIGSLAPGTSVLVVTLPEGRSMGAEDYVVNGVVTEMTNGNFGTAVIRLESAVAIDATTFRIQVTSDWSTPLPAHLSYVLTPVQG from the coding sequence GTGCGACGCGATGACATTATTGTCGAGGTTCGCAACCTGGACCTTAGTATCGTGGGTCAAATTCACCCTGACGACCTGGATGTGCAGGTTACCGACGTGCTCAGCGGCGTCGGCACGTGGCGCGTGCGGCTGCCCGCTGAGCACCCGATGTCGCCGCACCTGAGGACCCCCGGAGCCGGCATCGTGGTCACTGTGGCCGCCACGGGCGACGTGCTGTTTAGCGGTCCGGTAGTCAAGCCGGAGGCTGCGGCCACGGCAGACGACCCTGCTGGCACACTGTCGGTCGAGGGCGTCAGTGACGACATCCACATGACCGACAGGCTGGCGGCTCCTGATCCGACGTCTCCAGACCTGGACGTGCAGGCACTCGCGCATGATGTCCGGACTGGCGCGGCGGAGACGCTGATGTGCGCCTACGTCAGTGCCAACGCCGGGCCAAGCGCTCCCTCTACCCGCCGTGTGGACAGCCTCACGGTCAGCGCGAGCCTGGGGCGTGGGCCGGTCCTGACCAAGCGCGCACGCTTTCACGTGCTCGGCGCACTCCTCAACGAGATCGCGGGCGGAACCAGTCTGCACTGGCAGGTCAGGCAGGTCGGCTCTGGCCTGCGCTTTGGGGTGGAGGAGGGGCGCGACCTCACTGGGGACATCCGCCTGGACATCCACAACTCCACCCTGGCGGCCCATCGGGTCGCCATCGGACCACCCGGCGCCACCCGCGTCCTGGTCGCGGGACAGGGCGACCTGGTTGACCGCCAGCTCGTGGAGATGATCACCGAGGACGCGCAGGCCGGTGAGGCGCTGTGGGGTCGACGAATCGAGCGATTTGTGGACCAGCGCCAAACGGACGACCCGGCCGACCTGGAACGCGCAGGCAAAGAGGTGCTTGACGAAGAGGGCTTCGCCACAATTGCGGTCCAGATCGTACCCATGGAGGACTCCGAGGGCGATGATCCAGGCGCGATGCGGTTCTGGTGGGACTGGCGCATAAGCGATCGAATCACCGTGGTTGTCGAGGGCCAGGAAATGACAGCCATCGTCACCGGATATGTCCTGAGGATTGACGAGGCCGGCGCCCGCGTGGGCGCTGTGCTTGGCGACCCCGCCGGCCTCAGCCCCGATCTGGCGCTCGCGCGGCGCGTGGATGGCATTGCTCTGCGGGTAGACAACCTGGAGCGCGCTGGCGGGATCCTTGCCCCTCTTGCGGTGAGATTCCAGTCGATCGGCAGCCTTGCACCCGGCACCAGCGTGTTGGTGGTGACGCTCCCGGAGGGGCGCTCCATGGGCGCCGAAGACTACGTGGTCAATGGGGTCGTGACCGAGATGACCAATGGGAATTTCGGGACGGCGGTGATCCGCCTGGAGTCCGCGGTCGCTATCGATGCGACGACGTTCCGCATTCAGGTCACTAGCGATTGGAGCACTCCACTGCCCGCTCACCTCTCGTATGTGCTAACACCCGTCCAGGGCTAG
- a CDS encoding AAA family ATPase, producing MLNARRALTLNHDAGKELPRIPALDDLYGIGCRFRQGQVIMIAGRSGTLKSMFATWLAAKWAVPALYFSADMSAYTASSRVAALVTGDLQEEIEEGMARGGGNRQRYLDALASLPLTFAFGTPITWRHIDEEIEAHVELHDSYPSIVVFDNLMDFEAAESDYTEQMAVMAGVTAFSRETGCTSIVLHHASDKSWDAKTAPYDPPSRQEVKGGLSEKPELSLTVALDPSTMEYKVAVVKQRMGPSDPTARRFARLTAEPERTRFHPYRWRG from the coding sequence ATGCTAAACGCGCGCCGCGCACTAACCCTTAATCACGACGCGGGAAAGGAACTACCTCGCATTCCTGCACTAGACGATCTCTACGGCATCGGGTGCAGGTTTCGACAGGGCCAGGTCATCATGATTGCAGGTCGCAGCGGAACGCTCAAGTCGATGTTCGCCACATGGCTAGCGGCGAAGTGGGCAGTTCCCGCCCTGTATTTCTCTGCGGACATGTCTGCCTACACCGCTAGCTCTCGGGTGGCGGCCTTGGTGACCGGCGACCTCCAGGAGGAGATCGAGGAGGGCATGGCCCGGGGTGGCGGCAACCGACAGCGCTACCTGGATGCCCTGGCTTCGCTGCCCTTGACGTTCGCTTTCGGTACTCCGATCACCTGGCGCCATATCGATGAGGAGATCGAGGCACACGTCGAGCTACATGACAGCTATCCATCAATCGTAGTCTTCGACAATTTGATGGACTTTGAGGCCGCCGAATCAGACTACACCGAGCAGATGGCCGTCATGGCCGGAGTGACCGCGTTCAGCCGGGAAACCGGCTGCACGAGCATTGTGCTACATCACGCATCAGACAAAAGCTGGGACGCCAAAACAGCCCCGTACGATCCACCGAGTCGCCAGGAGGTGAAGGGCGGGTTGAGCGAGAAGCCGGAGTTGTCTCTGACGGTGGCGTTGGACCCATCGACAATGGAATACAAGGTGGCCGTGGTCAAGCAGAGAATGGGGCCGAGCGACCCCACCGCCCGGCGCTTCGCTCGACTCACAGCCGAGCCCGAGCGAACGCGATTCCACCCATACCGCTGGAGGGGCTGA
- a CDS encoding toprim domain-containing protein, whose amino-acid sequence MTERDPLRPLSVSQRETLEEATAAYQSQLTADVAGYLTARGIGQDLADAHRLGAVVEPMPGHKRFQGMLAIPYLDKDGLPLSMRFRCIEAHEHRDYHHGKYNSMTDESTRMFNIGAIHRDGSEIHLAEGEFDTILLDLVFSGAVGVAGARAFLPRHRRMLAGFSRIWVWADPDDAGTELANTVTRGLRGARVVRLRGGDVTDIYMAGGAPSLHSLIDAEGGNR is encoded by the coding sequence ATGACCGAGCGGGATCCATTGAGGCCCCTGTCGGTATCGCAGCGTGAGACGTTGGAGGAGGCTACGGCCGCCTATCAGTCCCAGCTCACTGCTGATGTGGCGGGATACCTCACGGCTCGGGGGATAGGACAGGATCTGGCAGACGCGCACAGGCTCGGCGCCGTTGTGGAGCCGATGCCGGGGCATAAGCGATTTCAGGGCATGCTCGCCATCCCCTATCTGGACAAGGACGGCCTTCCGCTAAGCATGCGATTTCGCTGCATAGAGGCGCACGAGCATCGAGATTACCATCATGGTAAGTACAACAGCATGACGGATGAGTCGACTCGCATGTTCAATATAGGTGCCATCCATCGCGATGGTAGTGAAATCCATCTAGCCGAAGGGGAGTTCGATACGATTCTGCTGGATCTGGTGTTCTCGGGTGCCGTGGGGGTTGCGGGCGCGCGGGCTTTTCTCCCCCGGCACCGCCGGATGCTAGCGGGCTTTTCGCGAATCTGGGTCTGGGCGGATCCTGATGACGCCGGCACCGAGTTGGCCAACACGGTGACCCGTGGGCTGCGCGGCGCGAGGGTGGTCCGTCTGCGCGGTGGCGACGTGACAGACATCTACATGGCGGGCGGGGCGCCTTCCCTGCACAGCCTAATTGACGCCGAGGGGGGAAACCGATAG